In the Blautia coccoides genome, CGCTCTGTTCATTGAAGGCATCCACAGCCTTCTTATACTGCTCCAGCTCAGCTGCCGAACCCCCGACCATGAACCGCACGCTGTTCTTTCCATCGGCAGTCTTTCCCTTACTGCCGCTGCTCTGGCAGCCCCCAAGCACCAAAGCCCCTGCCAATCCTACTGCCAATGCTGCCGCTAACATTTTTCTTCTCAACATACCTTTTACCTCCTTAGGCAATACCTTCTCTGTTTTCCATGTTTCCATCAGCATTTCTTTATACTTCTCATTATAAAAGATTCCCCTCAAAACAGAATACCTTCTCTTGTCCTTATGATGGATTCATGTTGTTTTTTGTACATTTCAGTATTATACTGTAACTAATCAGCAGGCCAAAGCCACGAATGCGCAGAATGTACTGAACGTTTACATTATACTGTTCATAAAAGGGGGATTCATTATGAAAATTGAGGAATATTACGCATCAAAAACAAAGAGAGATGTAAATTTAAGATACTGCGGCTATGAAGAATGCGCATCCGATTTCCGCATGCCTCCCCACACCCGCTCGGAATACTTAATCCACTATATCACCCAGGGCCGGGGAACCTATATCTGTGAAGGCCGGACGTATCCCATCCGCCGGGGAGAACTGTTTATCATATACCCCTCACAGCTTGTCAGCTACCACACTTCACCAGAGGAGCCGCTGCATTTTTCCTGGATTGCCTTCACCGGAGACCATGCCGATACCCTCACGGACCAGCTGGGCTTTTCCCACAACGCCCCGGTTCATAAGCTACACCCCCAATACTCCATATCTGAAGACATTCAAACTCTGGCGGAACAACTGTCCTCTGCAGGCTTCTGCAATGACTTTACGATCCAGTCCCTTATATACTCCATTTTTTCTAATATTGCCCAGTCCTACAGTCTCTCAGGCAATTACCAGAAAGAGAGCCAGACCGTCCTCTTCGAGCATATAGGGAAGGCCAAATCCTATATAAAATCCAACTATATCTATCCCATTACCGTCCAGGACATTGTGGATCATGTAGGCCTGGAGCGCAGTTACTTCTCCAAGATATTCCACAAATTCACTGGAACCACAGCCCAGAACTACCTCCTGAACCTCCGCATCCAGCGCTCTAAACTTCTACTTGAACGTACAGACTACACAGTCCGGGAAATTTGTTCCTATGTGGGCATGAAAGACGAATACTACTTTTCCAGAGCATTCAAACGTTCTGTGGGCCTCTCCCCCACCCAATACCGCCGGGGAGATCCGCCTGCCCCAACAGCTTAATGTAGAAGTTCCTTTCCAAGAGTATAGTAAATGGGAGCAGGCCAGCTCCGTAACAGCGGAACGCTTCGCTCCCAGGCATCTCTCTCCTTTGTCCCTCTTCCGGCCTCTTCCGTCCGCTGCCAAGTCACAAAAAAGGCAGCCGCCCCAGTCATCCCGCACACCATCTGCAAGATTCCCGGACCAGCCGCCCTCTATTCTTCCATTATCCTATCCCATGCCTCTGTCAAGACTCATGGTCACTTACGTGAAACTTCTTAAGATTCCCTATTTTCTGCCGTCTCTCCTCCAGAATCCCTTCCACCTCATCAATTGAAATCCCGCTCTCCACCATCATAACCACCAAATGATAGAGAAGATCACAGATCTCATTTGCAGTATCCTCATTCTCCCCATTCTTAGCAGCAATAATTACCTCGCTGCACTCCTCGCCGCACTTTTTCAATATTTTATCAAGTCCCTGCTCAAAAAGATAGCAGGTATAAGAACCTTCCTGTTTTACAGCCTTACGTTCCAAAGCCACATCATAAAGCCCCTTTATCACATCCATCATAAAAGCCGCCCTCCTTTTCCTAATTTATATTTCCTCTATCCTGTTAAAAAAACAGCTGTGTGCCCCTGTGTGACAGGCAACGCCTGTCTGAACCACCGTTACCAGCAAAGTATCCTTATCACAGTCTGCTTTTATATCCATCACCTTCTGAACATGTCCGGAAGTCGCACCCTTGTTCCACAGTTCCTGTCTGGAACGGCTGTAAAACCAGGTATATCCGGTCTCAAGGGTTTTCTGAAGGCTCTCCCGGTTCATGTAGGCCAGCATCAGCACCTCACCAGTGCCTGCCTCCTGCACAATGGCAGGTATCAAATCACTCTTCTCAAAATAACATTCTAAATTCATCCTCTACCTCCTGACCGGAATCTGTTTCTCTTTCAGATGTTCTTTTACCTGCTCTACAGTGAGCTCCCGGAAGTGGAACAGGGACGCCGCCAGTGCCGCGTCTGCTTTACTCTCCTTAAACACCTCTGAAAAATGCTCCAGCTTACCGCATCCGCCGCTAGCAATGACCGGTATGGAAACCACATCACAGACCGCATTGGTCAGTTCCAGATCAAAACCGTCGCGACATCCGTCTGTATCCATAGATGTGAGCAGGATCTCACCCGCTCCCAACTGCTGGCACTTCTGTGCCCATTGGACTGCGTCCAGTCCTGTATCTATCCTCCCGCCGTTCACCACGACTTTGAATCTGCCCTTCTCATCCCTTTTTGCATCAATGGCTGCTACCACGCATTGGCTTCCAAAAACAACCGCAGCCTCCCTGATAAGCTCAGGATTTTTAACTGCCGCGGAATTGACGGAAACCTTGTCGGCTCCGGCACGGAGGATTTCCCGGAAATCCTCCACTGTGCGGATACCACCCCCTACTGTAAGGGGCACAAATACATGCTTTGCCGTCCTGGATACCACATCCACCATAGTTCCTCTTCCCTCATGGGTAGCTGTGATATCCAGAAAACAGATTTCATCTGCTCCCTGCCTGTCGTACTCAATGGCGCATTCCACTGGATCTCCCACCTCTTTGATTCCCACAAAATTCACGCCCTTAACCACTTTGCCGTCTCTTACGTCCAGGCAGGGTATAATTCTCTTTGCTAACATGACTGCTCACCTGCCTTCTCTATGGCCTCGCGCAGGTCAAGTGCCCCGGTGTATACAGCCTTGCCGCAGATACATCCGTATAAGTCAAGATTTTTACAGTCAATAATGTCCTGAATGGAACGTACCCCGCCGCTTGCTATGATCCTGCAGGATACTCTTTCATTCAGTTTCCCAAGCTGTTCCGTATTGACCCCCGTAAGGGTGCCGTCCCTGGAGATATCTGTGTAGATAATGGTTCTGACCCCAGCATCCTCTACCGCCTGCGCCAGATCCAAATAGGTGACATCACTCTTTTTAAGCCAGCCCTCAGTGGCCACTATACCATTTTTAGCGTCTATGCCCACAGCTATTTTCTCACCGAATTCCCGGACTGCCTCTTTTACAAGAGACGGATTTTTTACAGCCGCGGAGCCCAGGATGACTCTTGAAATGCCTTTGTCTAAAAACCTTTCTATCGTTTCCATGCTGCGGATCCCTCCGCCCACCTCCACTTTAAGGCCGGACTCTTTGGCTGTTCTCTCAAATATCTCTTCGTTCACCGGTCTGCCGTCTTTTGCTCCGTCCAGGTCCACCATATGTATCCAGGCAGCGCCTGCTGTCCGGAAAGAAGCTGCCGTGTCATAGGGACTTTCCGCCACCTGATGGGCGGTTGCATAATCCCCTTTAACCAGCCGCACACACGTCTTGTCTTTTATATCAATTGCAGGTAATATAATCATTCTCTCACCAGCCTTGCAAAATTTTTCAGAAGTTCCAATCCCACTGCACCGCTTTTCTCAGGATGAAACTGGGCACCGTATACATATCCTCGGTGTACCAGAGCAGGGATCCGCTCATGATATACCGTATAACAGGATATATTCTCATCCCCCGTCTCTGCCCTAAAGGAATGGACAAAATATACATACGCATCCTTTGGCATCTTCTCTGTCATGGCGCAGGGATTTAAGACCCTCAGGTCATTCCATCCCATATGGGGTATTTTAAGGCCATTGCCGTCAATGAGCTGCACACAGCCCGGTATCAGCCCAAGGCCCTTTGTCTCTCCGAATTCATAACTCTTTTCAAACAGCATCTGCATACCGAGACATATGCCAAGAAGGGGCTTTTTCTGTGCCTCCTCCTTTATGACCTCTGCAAGCCCCTGCTCATTCAACATACGCATGGCATCCGGAAATGCCCCCACTCCCGGCAGTATCATGGCATCCGCACAGCGTATCTCTTCACAGTCCGCTGTGATGACGCTCTTCTCTTCCAAAAAATCAAGGGCATTCTTCACGCTGAAAAGATTGCCTGCCCCGTAATCTATAATCGCTATCATGCCAGCATCCCCTTTGACGAAAGTATTTTTCCTCCATTTGGTTCCAGTGCCTCTCTCAAGGCATGGGCTGCCGCCTTAAAAAGGGCTTCAATCTTATGGTGGTCATTTTCCCCATAGGGACACCGCAGATGCAGAGTGATACCGCCATTAA is a window encoding:
- the hisF gene encoding imidazole glycerol phosphate synthase subunit HisF; amino-acid sequence: MLAKRIIPCLDVRDGKVVKGVNFVGIKEVGDPVECAIEYDRQGADEICFLDITATHEGRGTMVDVVSRTAKHVFVPLTVGGGIRTVEDFREILRAGADKVSVNSAAVKNPELIREAAVVFGSQCVVAAIDAKRDEKGRFKVVVNGGRIDTGLDAVQWAQKCQQLGAGEILLTSMDTDGCRDGFDLELTNAVCDVVSIPVIASGGCGKLEHFSEVFKESKADAALAASLFHFRELTVEQVKEHLKEKQIPVRR
- the hisH gene encoding imidazole glycerol phosphate synthase subunit HisH, which encodes MIAIIDYGAGNLFSVKNALDFLEEKSVITADCEEIRCADAMILPGVGAFPDAMRMLNEQGLAEVIKEEAQKKPLLGICLGMQMLFEKSYEFGETKGLGLIPGCVQLIDGNGLKIPHMGWNDLRVLNPCAMTEKMPKDAYVYFVHSFRAETGDENISCYTVYHERIPALVHRGYVYGAQFHPEKSGAVGLELLKNFARLVRE
- the hisE gene encoding phosphoribosyl-ATP diphosphatase — its product is MMDVIKGLYDVALERKAVKQEGSYTCYLFEQGLDKILKKCGEECSEVIIAAKNGENEDTANEICDLLYHLVVMMVESGISIDEVEGILEERRQKIGNLKKFHVSDHES
- the hisA gene encoding 1-(5-phosphoribosyl)-5-[(5-phosphoribosylamino)methylideneamino]imidazole-4-carboxamide isomerase codes for the protein MIILPAIDIKDKTCVRLVKGDYATAHQVAESPYDTAASFRTAGAAWIHMVDLDGAKDGRPVNEEIFERTAKESGLKVEVGGGIRSMETIERFLDKGISRVILGSAAVKNPSLVKEAVREFGEKIAVGIDAKNGIVATEGWLKKSDVTYLDLAQAVEDAGVRTIIYTDISRDGTLTGVNTEQLGKLNERVSCRIIASGGVRSIQDIIDCKNLDLYGCICGKAVYTGALDLREAIEKAGEQSC
- the hisI gene encoding phosphoribosyl-AMP cyclohydrolase; this encodes MNLECYFEKSDLIPAIVQEAGTGEVLMLAYMNRESLQKTLETGYTWFYSRSRQELWNKGATSGHVQKVMDIKADCDKDTLLVTVVQTGVACHTGAHSCFFNRIEEI
- a CDS encoding AraC family transcriptional regulator, with amino-acid sequence MKIEEYYASKTKRDVNLRYCGYEECASDFRMPPHTRSEYLIHYITQGRGTYICEGRTYPIRRGELFIIYPSQLVSYHTSPEEPLHFSWIAFTGDHADTLTDQLGFSHNAPVHKLHPQYSISEDIQTLAEQLSSAGFCNDFTIQSLIYSIFSNIAQSYSLSGNYQKESQTVLFEHIGKAKSYIKSNYIYPITVQDIVDHVGLERSYFSKIFHKFTGTTAQNYLLNLRIQRSKLLLERTDYTVREICSYVGMKDEYYFSRAFKRSVGLSPTQYRRGDPPAPTA